In Arthrobacter sp. SLBN-83, one DNA window encodes the following:
- a CDS encoding HtaA domain-containing protein gives MSELPVERADLGMAWAVKESFVQYVQSMRDGRILLREGAAVTNTRQFYFPFRSLDQSDGNNFVLQFGGEARFLAHHGLMSVSICNPRIKVGPDGACLSIEQGNEIVHLAHLNLPAVSVEEGINMWANVPVALTSAGAAVFADSYSAGETLAPLTVRAPSIVEVS, from the coding sequence ATGTCCGAACTTCCTGTGGAAAGAGCAGATCTCGGCATGGCCTGGGCGGTGAAAGAGAGCTTTGTACAGTACGTGCAGTCTATGCGCGATGGACGCATACTCCTGCGCGAGGGTGCTGCCGTGACAAATACCCGACAGTTCTATTTCCCGTTCAGAAGCCTGGATCAATCCGACGGGAACAACTTTGTGCTCCAGTTCGGTGGAGAGGCCCGCTTCCTCGCCCATCACGGGCTAATGTCGGTCTCAATTTGCAACCCAAGAATTAAAGTCGGGCCCGACGGGGCATGCCTGTCCATCGAACAAGGAAACGAGATCGTGCACCTCGCCCATCTCAACTTGCCGGCGGTGTCGGTGGAAGAAGGCATCAATATGTGGGCAAATGTCCCGGTAGCTCTGACCAGCGCAGGAGCGGCTGTTTTCGCAGATAGCTACTCAGCCGGAGAAACACTGGCTCCACTGACCGTGAGAGCACCATCCATTGTGGAAGTATCCTGA
- a CDS encoding Lrp/AsnC family transcriptional regulator: MSDSQKLQQVPLDEVDHKLLGLLSNNSRRTNQSLSEALGLAPSTCLARLKALKESGVIKRFTVEVAPEAMGLPLQALVSVRLRPGARHLMNAFGNELRDLPEIKQFFVLGGADDFLIHITARNTEHIRQFVLDHLSSNPAVAGTQTNLVFEHGHGTAFGL; encoded by the coding sequence GTGTCGGACTCGCAGAAACTGCAACAGGTGCCATTGGACGAAGTGGACCACAAGCTTCTAGGCCTGCTGTCCAATAATTCAAGGCGTACCAATCAGTCGTTGTCGGAGGCCCTCGGACTTGCGCCGTCAACCTGTCTTGCCCGCCTCAAGGCGCTCAAAGAGTCGGGGGTAATCAAGCGGTTCACCGTCGAAGTCGCACCCGAAGCAATGGGCCTGCCCCTCCAGGCCCTGGTCAGCGTGCGGCTTAGGCCTGGGGCCCGGCACCTGATGAATGCCTTCGGAAATGAGTTGCGGGACCTGCCCGAGATCAAGCAATTCTTCGTTCTTGGCGGTGCAGATGATTTCCTGATCCACATCACGGCCAGGAATACCGAGCACATCCGTCAATTCGTACTGGACCATCTGTCATCGAATCCTGCCGTCGCAGGCACCCAGACCAACCTCGTGTTCGAGCATGGCCACGGAACCGCCTTCGGACTCTAG
- a CDS encoding YidH family protein, whose protein sequence is MAELNRFPKRVFSQGDEPDPRFSLANERTFLAWIRTALALLAGGVALEALGLGIHPGYRLSASILLILSGIMSAIQAWGGWTRTEQALRKSSPLPPTILSLPLTVLLVAVAVLVLIGIVLK, encoded by the coding sequence TTGGCTGAGCTCAATCGCTTTCCCAAAAGAGTCTTCAGCCAGGGAGATGAACCGGACCCACGGTTCAGCCTCGCTAATGAACGCACCTTCCTGGCGTGGATCCGCACCGCACTGGCTTTACTCGCCGGCGGGGTCGCTCTCGAGGCACTGGGCCTCGGCATCCATCCCGGGTACCGGCTCTCTGCGTCCATCCTGCTGATCCTCAGCGGGATCATGTCGGCCATCCAGGCCTGGGGCGGGTGGACGAGGACGGAACAGGCCCTGCGGAAGAGTTCACCCCTTCCCCCGACGATCCTCTCGCTCCCCCTGACTGTTCTGCTGGTAGCGGTTGCGGTCCTGGTTCTGATTGGAATCGTTCTGAAGTGA
- a CDS encoding TetR/AcrR family transcriptional regulator yields MSYPPGYRIERERNRTEKAGDIARAKAIQAAIELFSTSGYNKSSIAEVALRTGLSQSGLLHHFPNKTALLTAVLEQREKEDSEFLFGEGAAPMGWAAFDSLVALVARNSTRPEWIGLFVRISAEATEAKHPANQWMLDHYRSTREWLTQAIEDGKRTGEILPDAPVEAIVRNTIAVLDGLQQQWVAEPHSMSMVAELRVYLDQLRATWGNSQQ; encoded by the coding sequence ATGTCTTACCCACCCGGCTACCGCATTGAACGCGAGCGGAACCGCACGGAAAAGGCCGGCGACATCGCCCGGGCCAAGGCCATCCAGGCGGCGATTGAGCTGTTCTCGACCAGCGGGTACAACAAGTCCTCCATCGCCGAGGTAGCACTCCGGACCGGGCTGTCCCAGTCAGGCCTCCTCCACCATTTCCCCAACAAGACCGCCCTGCTCACTGCGGTGCTCGAACAGCGGGAAAAGGAAGACAGCGAATTCCTCTTCGGAGAAGGCGCGGCACCCATGGGATGGGCGGCCTTCGACTCGCTCGTCGCCCTCGTTGCCCGCAACTCCACCCGGCCGGAGTGGATCGGCCTGTTCGTCCGGATCTCGGCAGAAGCCACCGAAGCCAAACACCCGGCAAACCAATGGATGCTCGATCACTACCGCAGCACCCGGGAATGGCTCACCCAAGCCATCGAGGACGGCAAGCGAACGGGCGAGATCCTCCCGGACGCCCCCGTTGAAGCCATCGTCCGCAACACCATCGCCGTGCTTGACGGGCTCCAGCAGCAATGGGTGGCCGAACCGCACAGCATGTCAATGGTCGCGGAGCTCCGGGTGTACCTTGACCAGCTTCGTGCTACCTGGGGAAACTCTCAGCAGTAA
- a CDS encoding winged helix-turn-helix transcriptional regulator codes for MTTIAEQFTREQDDLAKTAGRPSADYWSISQGLRLLGDRWSLLIVRELLCGEMGFNDMSRALPDLSRTLLSQRLKRLVQLELVVRNDETGPRGSRRYRLTPVGYALRQTLESLGLWASHWHAPFENDLRTGLGTLLEHMGRGLVTDSLPRKSIVLGFEFDNVRGAPLHGWICTENSKTTASIGRAERVPDLQVHVAPRVLYDLWWGLRRCEEARQLGSIGFVGPQEWAADFSGWFAPRAAS; via the coding sequence ATGACGACCATTGCGGAGCAGTTCACCCGGGAACAAGACGACCTGGCGAAAACAGCAGGGCGCCCGAGTGCCGATTATTGGTCGATATCACAAGGGCTGCGGCTGCTGGGTGACCGCTGGTCCCTATTGATCGTGCGCGAACTCCTCTGCGGTGAAATGGGGTTCAACGATATGTCCCGGGCCCTGCCTGACCTTTCGCGGACACTGCTTTCCCAGCGGCTCAAGCGCCTGGTCCAGCTGGAGCTTGTCGTTCGCAACGATGAAACCGGCCCCCGCGGCTCACGACGCTACAGACTGACGCCGGTCGGCTACGCGCTGCGGCAGACCTTGGAGTCGCTGGGCCTCTGGGCGAGTCATTGGCATGCGCCCTTTGAGAATGACCTGCGGACAGGGCTTGGCACGCTGCTCGAACACATGGGCCGCGGCCTTGTGACAGATTCCCTGCCCAGGAAGTCGATTGTCCTGGGGTTCGAGTTCGACAACGTCAGGGGAGCTCCCCTTCATGGCTGGATCTGCACAGAGAACAGCAAGACAACCGCGAGCATCGGCCGCGCAGAACGTGTCCCGGATCTTCAGGTTCATGTCGCCCCGCGGGTGCTCTACGACCTCTGGTGGGGTCTGCGCCGCTGTGAGGAGGCGCGGCAGCTGGGCTCCATCGGGTTTGTTGGCCCGCAAGAGTGGGCTGCGGACTTCTCCGGCTGGTTCGCCCCTCGGGCAGCTTCCTAA
- a CDS encoding amylo-alpha-1,6-glucosidase, whose translation MAGWNADTAAGPVGAGTVTLVEETSFCISLPNGDIHPEHPHGLFVRDTRFLSRWNLTVNSHPLESLAAETREPFRALFAGRVPRSDGYADSPLIVERLREVGAGIQERLTVRNYSTKPVECAISLEVEADFADLFEVKEARIQRAWDATRYVDGDQLTISGVWQGMRKRVVIQAPGAEVKPEGVTFLVSVPPQGDWSAVVSARVEVEGSGRSATLVHPEGEELSPSDRRRKEWVARIPVVRMGNRSIERTLRRSYDDLGALRIEDPDHPERVVVAAGAPWFMTLFGRDSLWASEMALPVDPSLALGTLQTLADRQGSVVDPLTEEEPGKILHEVRLSLNAGLALGGKSAYYGSVDATPLFVDVLGAVSRWGFGADIIAGLLPHADRALEWIRHYGDKDGDGFVEYERLNDQGLINQGWKDSWDGINFADGTLAEPPIALCEVQAYVYAAYTARAWMAYDAGDTARGDDLADRAAELKRRFNEQFWMPDRGYYAIALDGRKRQVDACASNMGHCLVYGLVDEDKAPQVAERLMSPEMFSGWGIRTLASNMGAYNPASYHNGSVWPHDNAIIAAGLLRYGFVAEAQRITTAILEAAEFSGGRLPELFCGFSRDQFAEPVPYPTACSPQAWAATAPILLVTNLMRYDVHVSRRGLWMDPVLPEAYGDLHITNAPVGGGRITIDIDRSGPSIQGLPEWMEFRRGHRPWITELVEQADRRRRK comes from the coding sequence ATGGCTGGATGGAATGCTGACACGGCTGCCGGCCCAGTAGGGGCAGGGACCGTCACCCTGGTCGAGGAAACCTCGTTCTGCATTTCTTTGCCCAATGGCGACATTCATCCCGAGCACCCGCATGGCCTGTTCGTGCGGGACACCCGATTCCTGTCCCGCTGGAACCTGACAGTTAACAGTCATCCGCTTGAGTCCCTGGCTGCCGAGACGCGCGAGCCGTTCCGGGCCCTGTTTGCAGGTCGCGTTCCCCGTTCCGACGGATATGCGGACAGCCCGCTGATCGTGGAGCGCCTGCGGGAAGTCGGCGCGGGTATTCAGGAGCGACTTACCGTACGCAATTATTCAACCAAACCCGTCGAATGCGCGATTTCCCTCGAGGTTGAAGCTGACTTCGCGGACCTTTTTGAAGTGAAGGAAGCCCGGATCCAGCGTGCGTGGGACGCAACCCGGTACGTGGATGGGGACCAGCTGACCATTTCCGGTGTCTGGCAAGGCATGCGAAAACGGGTGGTTATTCAGGCTCCGGGAGCAGAGGTGAAGCCGGAGGGGGTCACCTTTCTGGTATCTGTCCCACCGCAAGGGGACTGGAGCGCTGTCGTCAGTGCCCGGGTTGAGGTTGAAGGCTCTGGCCGGAGCGCCACCCTTGTCCACCCTGAGGGGGAGGAGTTGTCCCCCAGTGACCGGCGCCGCAAGGAATGGGTTGCCAGGATTCCCGTCGTTCGCATGGGTAACCGATCCATTGAGCGGACGTTACGGCGGAGCTACGACGACTTGGGTGCCCTCCGGATCGAGGATCCGGATCATCCCGAACGCGTTGTGGTGGCGGCAGGTGCGCCGTGGTTCATGACGCTCTTTGGCCGGGATTCCCTGTGGGCCTCGGAAATGGCGTTACCGGTGGATCCCTCACTGGCTTTGGGGACGCTGCAGACGCTGGCGGACCGGCAAGGAAGCGTCGTGGACCCACTGACGGAGGAGGAGCCCGGCAAGATCCTGCACGAAGTAAGGCTTAGCCTCAATGCCGGTTTGGCCCTTGGAGGCAAATCAGCCTACTACGGGAGCGTCGACGCGACTCCGTTATTTGTGGATGTGCTCGGAGCCGTCAGCCGGTGGGGATTCGGTGCGGATATTATCGCCGGTTTGCTGCCCCACGCGGACCGCGCCCTGGAATGGATACGTCACTACGGGGACAAGGACGGCGACGGTTTCGTCGAGTATGAACGGCTCAACGACCAGGGCCTGATAAACCAAGGCTGGAAAGACTCCTGGGACGGCATCAATTTTGCCGATGGAACACTTGCGGAGCCCCCGATCGCGCTCTGTGAAGTCCAGGCCTATGTCTATGCTGCGTATACCGCGCGTGCCTGGATGGCATACGACGCGGGCGACACGGCACGGGGAGATGATCTCGCCGATCGGGCGGCGGAACTGAAGCGGAGATTTAACGAGCAGTTCTGGATGCCGGACCGGGGGTACTATGCAATCGCACTCGACGGCAGGAAGCGACAGGTGGACGCGTGTGCTTCCAACATGGGCCACTGTCTGGTCTACGGACTCGTAGACGAGGACAAGGCTCCGCAGGTTGCCGAGCGGCTTATGTCTCCGGAGATGTTCAGCGGCTGGGGTATACGGACCTTGGCCAGCAACATGGGCGCATATAACCCGGCCAGCTATCACAACGGCTCGGTATGGCCCCACGACAATGCAATCATCGCTGCCGGTCTGTTGCGATACGGCTTCGTGGCGGAAGCACAGCGCATTACCACTGCGATATTGGAAGCCGCCGAATTCTCGGGCGGGCGCTTGCCCGAGCTCTTCTGCGGCTTCAGCCGTGATCAGTTCGCCGAACCCGTACCTTATCCAACGGCGTGTTCGCCCCAGGCTTGGGCAGCAACGGCCCCGATCCTCCTGGTGACGAACCTGATGCGGTACGACGTTCATGTCTCCCGTCGGGGACTGTGGATGGATCCTGTGCTTCCGGAAGCCTATGGTGATCTGCACATCACCAACGCACCTGTTGGTGGCGGCCGGATCACCATCGACATCGATAGGTCCGGCCCCTCTATTCAGGGCCTGCCTGAGTGGATGGAATTTCGACGCGGACATCGGCCATGGATTACGGAACTGGTCGAACAGGCAGACCGCCGGCGACGGAAGTAG
- a CDS encoding PAS domain S-box protein, giving the protein MSSSDARNPDFQKIFESLPNQYIIVTPDRTIVAATDSFLASTGKSREGIVGMDILEAFPDNPDNPDAKGTEILRSSIERVVETGKIDILPPVRYDIENSDGIFEPRWFQPLNAPAFDGDGKLVYVLHGAEDITAQMTSKS; this is encoded by the coding sequence GTGTCATCCTCAGATGCACGTAACCCCGACTTTCAGAAAATCTTCGAAAGTCTGCCGAACCAATACATCATCGTCACCCCCGACAGAACGATCGTCGCTGCCACTGACTCGTTCCTTGCATCTACGGGAAAGAGCCGCGAGGGAATCGTCGGCATGGACATCCTCGAGGCTTTTCCGGACAACCCGGACAACCCTGACGCCAAGGGAACAGAGATTCTGCGCAGCTCCATCGAGCGTGTTGTCGAAACCGGCAAGATCGATATTCTTCCGCCTGTTCGGTATGACATCGAGAACTCAGACGGGATTTTCGAGCCCCGGTGGTTCCAGCCCCTGAACGCTCCGGCTTTCGATGGTGACGGCAAGCTCGTCTATGTCCTGCACGGGGCGGAAGACATCACGGCTCAAATGACGAGCAAGAGCTGA
- a CDS encoding MBL fold metallo-hydrolase: protein MDDVKVTLIGGPTLLLEIAGYRMITDPTFDSPQVYHHPIAGPVIKKLAPSATPEELGHVDLALASHEHIDNLDVAGRGFLTMVPLALTTTEAAKNFGPNVRGTSDYETHTVTLPDGRQMKITAVPAHHGPEGVWDALGPVIGFVLEAEGMPTIYISGDNSELDIVREIADRFPAIDIAVLFVGGAKFDVIADGAYITLSNDRALEAAKIMGVKKVVPVHEDSWEHFSQNADQISKLFADAGLSELLIALKPGESADIRL from the coding sequence ATGGACGACGTCAAAGTAACCCTCATTGGAGGACCGACCCTGCTCCTCGAGATCGCCGGCTACCGGATGATCACTGACCCCACCTTCGATTCCCCCCAGGTCTACCACCACCCAATCGCCGGACCCGTCATCAAGAAGCTCGCCCCCAGCGCCACCCCCGAGGAGCTTGGCCACGTTGACCTGGCACTCGCCTCCCACGAGCACATCGACAATCTGGACGTGGCCGGCCGGGGTTTTCTGACGATGGTGCCGCTTGCCCTCACCACGACGGAGGCTGCGAAGAACTTCGGCCCCAACGTCCGCGGGACCAGCGACTACGAGACTCATACCGTTACGCTTCCCGATGGCAGGCAGATGAAAATCACGGCAGTGCCGGCGCATCATGGCCCGGAGGGCGTGTGGGACGCACTCGGGCCCGTTATTGGCTTTGTCCTCGAAGCAGAGGGCATGCCGACGATTTACATCAGCGGTGATAACTCCGAGCTGGATATCGTGCGCGAAATTGCGGATCGTTTTCCAGCCATTGATATCGCTGTGCTCTTCGTCGGCGGCGCAAAATTCGATGTGATCGCAGATGGCGCGTACATCACCCTCAGCAATGACCGGGCCCTGGAGGCGGCCAAGATCATGGGTGTCAAGAAGGTCGTTCCAGTGCACGAGGATTCGTGGGAACATTTCAGCCAGAATGCTGACCAGATCAGCAAGCTTTTCGCAGATGCCGGGCTCAGCGAACTCCTCATCGCCTTGAAACCGGGGGAGTCTGCAGACATCCGGCTCTAG
- a CDS encoding DUF202 domain-containing protein: MTGLFDPGLQPERTGLAWQRTCLAFLAGSLVAMKVLPPILGPWSLLLGVAGVLESVLLLFVVRRRYLQHHQILTAPDGPPARAADGFLPAALGASTLVAGFVSLALVLTIRL; the protein is encoded by the coding sequence GTGACCGGGCTCTTCGATCCCGGTCTCCAACCGGAGCGCACGGGTCTGGCCTGGCAACGGACCTGTCTTGCGTTCCTCGCAGGCTCCCTCGTCGCCATGAAGGTCCTTCCGCCCATCCTGGGGCCCTGGTCACTGCTGTTGGGTGTGGCGGGCGTTCTGGAGTCCGTGCTCTTACTGTTTGTGGTCCGTCGGCGATACCTCCAGCACCATCAAATTCTCACAGCCCCGGACGGGCCACCTGCCCGGGCCGCCGACGGCTTCCTTCCGGCCGCTCTTGGCGCCTCGACATTGGTTGCAGGGTTTGTTTCGCTGGCTCTGGTCCTGACAATCCGGCTTTAG
- a CDS encoding type 1 glutamine amidotransferase, with protein MTNQPNLPRGTGTLQALVIQPDFHCPLDRLGVWLHDEGITTRIIQPFIGDVIPDVIQEDALVVLGGDMSSLDDDAYHWLSDIRRLMAAADRHRKPTLGICLGAQLMAQTFGGTVARGDQGLEAGVVEVALRPDAAKDPLMAGLPGPFFAGAMHGDMIEQLPPSAVWLGMTAQYPHQAFRVGEMSWGVQFHPEISPVVYRQWLSLVKENDTDAVERAGRGMKAFENQDQIVREHTEAMARRFAHLVRTTATVATQ; from the coding sequence ATGACCAATCAGCCAAACCTGCCCCGAGGTACCGGTACCCTGCAGGCACTCGTCATACAGCCAGATTTCCACTGCCCGCTGGACCGTCTCGGTGTTTGGCTGCATGACGAGGGAATAACCACCAGAATTATCCAGCCTTTCATTGGCGACGTGATCCCGGACGTGATCCAGGAGGACGCCTTGGTGGTTCTTGGTGGAGACATGAGCTCCTTGGACGACGATGCCTATCACTGGCTTTCCGACATCCGGCGCCTTATGGCGGCCGCCGACAGACATAGAAAGCCCACGCTAGGGATCTGCCTTGGAGCTCAGCTGATGGCACAGACGTTCGGCGGGACCGTGGCTAGGGGAGACCAGGGCCTCGAGGCGGGGGTCGTAGAGGTGGCATTACGGCCCGATGCTGCCAAGGATCCCTTGATGGCCGGATTGCCGGGTCCATTCTTCGCAGGCGCCATGCATGGGGACATGATCGAACAACTCCCGCCGTCAGCGGTATGGCTCGGGATGACGGCCCAGTATCCGCACCAAGCTTTTCGAGTAGGCGAGATGTCATGGGGAGTTCAGTTTCACCCGGAAATCTCGCCGGTGGTCTACCGCCAGTGGTTGTCCCTGGTCAAGGAGAATGACACGGATGCCGTAGAGCGGGCCGGCCGCGGAATGAAAGCATTCGAGAATCAAGACCAGATCGTGAGGGAGCATACCGAGGCGATGGCGCGACGCTTCGCCCACCTGGTCCGAACGACCGCAACAGTGGCTACTCAGTAA
- a CDS encoding pyridoxamine 5'-phosphate oxidase family protein, giving the protein MPALPQHMYDFISQPNPAVMSTVASDGRPVSVQIVYLAEDAGHILLSIASGNSRGGRLQHLREDPRMSLTVLKNDDWTEAVTVLGTAVEFFDDKDLQIIDAMTTHYFGAPYAIRNPRTAVRVRIDEWTEHSNAMFRINKAGEGETVG; this is encoded by the coding sequence ATGCCCGCTCTCCCCCAGCACATGTACGACTTCATCTCCCAACCCAATCCTGCAGTCATGTCCACGGTCGCCTCCGACGGGCGCCCTGTCAGCGTCCAGATCGTCTATCTCGCCGAAGATGCCGGGCACATCCTCCTGAGCATCGCTTCCGGAAATTCCCGCGGCGGCCGGCTCCAGCACCTGCGAGAAGACCCCCGCATGTCCCTCACCGTGCTCAAGAACGACGACTGGACAGAGGCCGTCACCGTTCTGGGAACCGCCGTTGAATTCTTCGACGACAAGGACCTCCAGATCATCGATGCCATGACCACCCACTACTTCGGTGCGCCCTACGCGATCCGCAACCCGCGCACGGCAGTGAGGGTCCGCATCGACGAATGGACCGAACACTCCAACGCGATGTTCCGCATCAACAAAGCCGGAGAAGGCGAGACAGTTGGCTGA
- the ald gene encoding alanine dehydrogenase: MIISVPKEIKNNEFRVAITAAGVYEFKANGHDVLVETGAGAGSGISDQVYALAGAEIVQSAEEAWARADMVMKVKEPVASEYRHFREGLLLFTYLHLAAEPALTQALVDSGVTAIAYETVQEGRTLPLLAPMSEVAGRLSVQVGATSLMAPAGGKGVLLGGVPGVRPAKVVVLGAGVAGTNAAAMALGLGADVTILDININRLRELDAQYQGRLKTVASNSYEIEKSVIDADLVIGSVLIPGAKAPKLVTNDLVARMKPGSVLVDIAVDQGGCFEDTHPTTHQEPTYKVHETIFYCVANMPGAVPNTSTYALTNVTLRYAVALANYGVKGAFDRLPALAGGLNVAAGKVTHKSVSDAHGHNLADWQDLVTV; this comes from the coding sequence ATGATCATCTCCGTCCCCAAGGAAATCAAGAACAACGAGTTCCGCGTCGCCATCACGGCCGCCGGCGTGTATGAATTCAAAGCAAACGGCCACGACGTGCTCGTGGAAACCGGTGCCGGCGCTGGTTCCGGCATCAGCGATCAGGTGTACGCACTCGCCGGAGCCGAGATCGTACAGAGTGCAGAAGAGGCCTGGGCGCGGGCCGACATGGTGATGAAGGTCAAGGAACCCGTGGCATCCGAATACCGCCACTTCCGCGAGGGCCTGCTACTTTTCACCTACCTTCACCTCGCAGCGGAACCCGCACTGACCCAGGCGCTTGTCGACTCCGGCGTCACGGCCATCGCCTACGAGACCGTCCAGGAAGGCCGAACGCTGCCGCTGCTCGCACCCATGTCCGAGGTGGCCGGCAGGCTCTCCGTCCAGGTCGGTGCGACCTCGCTCATGGCGCCGGCAGGGGGCAAGGGTGTGCTGCTCGGTGGCGTTCCGGGCGTCCGTCCCGCCAAGGTTGTCGTCCTCGGTGCAGGTGTCGCAGGCACCAACGCCGCGGCCATGGCGCTCGGCCTCGGCGCCGACGTCACCATCCTGGACATCAACATCAACCGGCTGCGCGAACTCGACGCCCAGTACCAGGGCCGGCTCAAGACCGTGGCGTCGAACTCGTACGAGATCGAAAAGTCAGTTATCGATGCAGATCTCGTCATCGGCTCCGTCCTGATTCCGGGAGCGAAGGCACCCAAGCTCGTCACCAACGACCTCGTGGCCCGGATGAAGCCCGGCTCGGTCCTGGTGGACATCGCGGTGGACCAGGGCGGCTGCTTCGAGGACACGCACCCCACCACGCATCAGGAACCCACGTACAAGGTTCACGAGACGATCTTCTACTGCGTGGCCAACATGCCCGGCGCTGTCCCGAACACCTCCACCTACGCGCTGACCAACGTCACGCTCCGCTACGCGGTGGCTTTGGCCAACTACGGCGTCAAAGGTGCTTTCGACCGGCTCCCCGCTCTGGCCGGCGGTCTGAACGTGGCGGCGGGAAAGGTCACTCACAAGTCTGTCAGCGATGCCCATGGACATAACCTCGCCGACTGGCAGGACCTCGTAACGGTTTAG